CCAGCACGAACCGAACGACCTCCGGAGATGGGGCAGAGACTGGAGGAACTACGATTAATGACGGTAACATTTTTGtattgtcattttttttttttacttttcctttTAATTCACGCCCCTAATATGTGTCTAATGTCTTCCCGTTTAGACGAGTATACGCGAATAACAACGCCGCGACAGGATGTACTGTTCAAGAAGGGTTACCTATCCCGTCCGAAGCCTTCCGTCGCGACAGCTAGTACTTCCAACACCGGTTCCAGCTCAATTGCCGGCACCACTAGCGAAGGTAGCGATGGAGGAAACGGTGGTGGCAGTAATAGCATTTCCACGACGGAATCCATCACATCCGAGTATGGTGGTTCGTATGCGGCAGATGGTAGCCAACTGTACGACTATTCCATCCCATGTATTCCGTGCGGCTACTTCACCGAGAATGGTGTACTGGTGATGAATGGTAATATCCGTAGTTCACAGTGCAACAATATCCGCGCTCGGTGCGACTGACGCCATTGCTTTATGCTTTTCGACAGGTTTTGCTGTGGATAACAATGGCTTTTCGTACTTCAACGGTGGCCAAACGTACATCTATCCACCGAACTACAACGGCTGCCAACAACAGTCACCGTTAGCGACCACAAACACAGGGGACCAAACGGCGGATTCGATGCTGTACGCAACCGACGACACAAATGACGAAGCTAACACGAATGAATCGACCGAACTGGATAGAACCACACCGAACCATTCGACACCCGTCATAGATTCCGAATCGATGCCCGGGTATGgagatgttgctgttgtttcctGTTCTGGAGCGTTTAACGAAAACGGAACCACCGGTGGTGATGGTCAATATTTCACGAACGATGCCCTTTCCACGATGGAACAGGTACCCCTGTGCGAAGTGGTTCCGGAGCAGTCCACACCGACACCGCTAGCTGGGGAAGAATCGGAAGACACTAGCACGGTTTGCGATGCGGCAAATGGATCGGCTTCCGCCTGCGTGCAGGAAGTGCAAGATTTCTCCGAGAACGGATATTTCCAGTACACCAATGGGTATGATATGGCACAGTTTTATAGCTCACTCTGCTATTCAAACTTGCTGATGGACCAGTACCGACTGTATGATGATGCTGGTGAGTGAGACTACCACACAagtgtgaaaaagaaaactgtcAGTAATTTGTCTTCCAACGATTTAGGTTTACCATCATACAACGGTTCCGAGTACGCAATGGCAAATGAAGAAGTCTACGGACATCAGCCAAGCTTCAAGAAGCGTAAAAAGCGTTTCCGTACGTTTGAGGAGGTATGTATGCTGCCATCAATATCCTACTAGAGACTtacaatgtttctttttttacactTAATTTACAGATGCCTTCAGTAAATGGGAACTCTTATGACGTCGGAATTACACCATCCGAGATGGCGGTATGTATAAATCACAAGAAATCTTCAAGAAATATATTTTGTAACGTTGGCTTTTTGTACTTCTTTTAGGTGGAACCCAACActaccggtagtgatgctacCGATTGCGTGCCAGCAAACCATGTTCCTTCTAGTGATGTATGTCGTCAGCCGTATCAATTGAATGCCGAAGTGCAAGAATTTTTACCTTCCGTACCCACGGTCGTTCCACATGCAAGTGCCGTTAAGCCGAACGATGTGTGTGCATCAGTTGACAAAACGAATAACTGCACCAAGGGTAACACTCGCGCCGTGACGAAACCACGACATCCAGCAGCACCAAAACTTCCAAAGCCATCGTCCCAAAAACTCGCTACCGGGCCTGTTGCCCATGCTACCGACGATGCAGCAAACGTTTCGCCAGTGTCGGTCAACGGAAAACCGCCGCTAAATAAAGCGAACCGCAAAAAGGACCTGATCGAATCAACGCTTGCCTTTGCTGCCCAGAATATTGATCTCACGCGTCCAAAAACGACCACTTCCCAAGAGTCGTCACATGACAGCGAACTATTCTGGACGACCGTCGATCGTAACGGGCGAAAGAAGCGTGTAGCGTCGGTTCCGGAACAGGAAACGGTCACTGCCAACCCAGCGGAGAAGGAATCTTCTGCCGAAGAACGAACGAAAGATAAATTAACTGTTGGAGATGGAATGCAATCGGAGGCATCGCAGGATAATGCGTCTGCTATAGCAAGTCAGGCATTGCTCGTCGCGGACGTTGCCACGGAGGGAAGTGGTTGCAAAAAGGAGCAACCAACTAAAAGTAAGAAAAAGACACACAAGCACAAAAGACAACAACTCCGAAGGTCAATGGGGAATTTCAATAAGCAACCGCTGGAAGGTTTTCAGTTGATCGAACCGGAATTTACTTCTTCAGCGACGGGACATCGTAGGGGCAAAAGCAGTGATAAAGCGGGACGAGTTGATACAACCGCTCAGAAAGCTCAAAATGAAGATACGCAGGCTGTCAAAGAGTCCAATAAGAATGGAACAACGGATGGGCACTGGCGTGTCGATGAGGAGCAGCCAGATATCGTGGAAATGGACATTAATTGTGATAACTCAAGCAATGGTACCTCTTCAGAAGTCTCGCCTACGGAAGAGGTTACTCAGTATGAGATTGAGGAGATGGTTGCTCAAGAAATAGTACCGTTGTTGGCCCCTGCCTCGGCGTTGGATGTGAAAACTACTGTTAATGAGACTGAGActgaaaaacatcaccaacaATTGATGTCGGTGGCCGTCGAGACAGAAGAGAAAGCTGAAATTGCGGAACAAGCAGTCGTTGGCAATGGGGTGATGAAAAATGATACCAAACAGGCAGTACAGATTGCAGAGCTATCAAAAGAAGCTAATCAGGAGTCAGTGCAGAGCACGCTGGATACAACTGAGCTTGATGCTTCAATGATTAATCTTTGCTTAAAAGAGCATAATGTTCCCgttcaaaacgaaacaaatgaaactcTGTCGCCTGTAATCGAAAAGCAGCAGATAATGAATGTACAACTGGCCGTGGACACGACTGTGTTTGCCAGCGCCGCTAAGCAGCTTACAATCAGCTCCGTTAGTCCCACATTGCCAGCGCTCGAAGAAGGCGAGTCGGAAGATCACGTGGATGGTGCTGCGGATGATAGCTTCGCATCAGAAGGTGACGATACGCGTACGAAGCGGGACAGTATGTCCGGTGCGGGTTATACCGAAAG
The Anopheles moucheti chromosome 2, idAnoMoucSN_F20_07, whole genome shotgun sequence genome window above contains:
- the LOC128297825 gene encoding uncharacterized protein LOC128297825 — translated: MAKGAKRKTKWVSLSLANANTKTSNATGSDSEQTTHSQQQHYGDGHRSKMYNGASLASKAGKDVTAGTEVTEEHGGNERTQDHSGNRTDTSTGSDCATGQERRSVNGYHRRRPPPYNARTGWSGGSTGGSSNGRNNYTRNGYYGNGGGYYGGGKRSYFDSYTRRQQTTTSTNRTTSGDGAETGGTTINDDEYTRITTPRQDVLFKKGYLSRPKPSVATASTSNTGSSSIAGTTSEGSDGGNGGGSNSISTTESITSEYGGSYAADGSQLYDYSIPCIPCGYFTENGVLVMNGFAVDNNGFSYFNGGQTYIYPPNYNGCQQQSPLATTNTGDQTADSMLYATDDTNDEANTNESTELDRTTPNHSTPVIDSESMPGYGDVAVVSCSGAFNENGTTGGDGQYFTNDALSTMEQVPLCEVVPEQSTPTPLAGEESEDTSTVCDAANGSASACVQEVQDFSENGYFQYTNGYDMAQFYSSLCYSNLLMDQYRLYDDAGLPSYNGSEYAMANEEVYGHQPSFKKRKKRFRTFEEMPSVNGNSYDVGITPSEMAVEPNTTGSDATDCVPANHVPSSDVCRQPYQLNAEVQEFLPSVPTVVPHASAVKPNDVCASVDKTNNCTKGNTRAVTKPRHPAAPKLPKPSSQKLATGPVAHATDDAANVSPVSVNGKPPLNKANRKKDLIESTLAFAAQNIDLTRPKTTTSQESSHDSELFWTTVDRNGRKKRVASVPEQETVTANPAEKESSAEERTKDKLTVGDGMQSEASQDNASAIASQALLVADVATEGSGCKKEQPTKSKKKTHKHKRQQLRRSMGNFNKQPLEGFQLIEPEFTSSATGHRRGKSSDKAGRVDTTAQKAQNEDTQAVKESNKNGTTDGHWRVDEEQPDIVEMDINCDNSSNGTSSEVSPTEEVTQYEIEEMVAQEIVPLLAPASALDVKTTVNETETEKHHQQLMSVAVETEEKAEIAEQAVVGNGVMKNDTKQAVQIAELSKEANQESVQSTLDTTELDASMINLCLKEHNVPVQNETNETLSPVIEKQQIMNVQLAVDTTVFASAAKQLTISSVSPTLPALEEGESEDHVDGAADDSFASEGDDTRTKRDSMSGAGYTESLDSGLQSPAPCGGVASPETTSMVSSIESQPAIDLPDVASSQSALSQVVGTWLMRKLEVHEPEEVFILPNNPLLIQRLERFHQLQRRDRRDRLRGPFSSESEGEDQEYDLEEDDDTDSDYMSDGQGRIDRTQSDDANSSNPGSPLNSVQQDVGVVQKNPLDGAQNGSLTDAAMPQCDDSKRRATHHSDGGNSSKRCIIM